A region from the Benincasa hispida cultivar B227 chromosome 10, ASM972705v1, whole genome shotgun sequence genome encodes:
- the LOC120088782 gene encoding protein JINGUBANG-like: MVGGGGSSRGHRVFSDHNNNNTKAGAFNKLNKSPFDDSHISSGAANTFLPLMDTDPDPDPSFFEPASTSPFTKSPWSSHLNSDPLPSATDGSSFLPNILMGSLVREEGHIYSLAASGDLLYTGSDSKNIRVWKNHKEFSGFKSNSGLVKSIVIGGGKIFTGHQDGKVRVWKVSSRDPSVHKRVGTLPTLSDYIKCSMKPSNYVEGRRRRNLWIKHFDAISSLSLSEDQSFLYSASWDKTFKVWRVSDSKCLESIQAHDDAVNTLVSSIDGLVYTGSADGSVKVWRRELQGKGTKHFFSQTLVKQECAVTALAVNDDATFVYCGSSDGVVNFWEREKSLSHGGALRGHKLAILCLATAGRLLLSGSADMGICVWQRTASEHSCLSVLTGHTGPVKCLAAEKDSEAGESERRWIVYSGSLDKSVKMWRVSEQPPAVVQSPPSFLTDSSPTAGLLVNAPSFVIREQ, from the coding sequence ATGGTAGGCGGCGGAGGCTCATCCAGAGGCCACCGAGTTTTCTCCGatcacaacaacaacaacaccaAAGCCGGAGCTTTCAACAAACTAAACAAATCCCCCTTCGACGACTCCCACATTTCCTCCGGCGCCGCCAACACCTTCCTCCCTTTAATGGACACCGACCCCGATCCCGACCCCTCCTTCTTCGAACCCGCCTCCACTTCCCCTTTCACCAAATCCCCATGGTCCTCCCATTTGAACTCCGATCCCCTACCCTCTGCCACCGATGGCTCTTCCTTCCTCCCCAATATCCTTATGGGCTCCCTCGTCCGCGAAGAGGGCCACATTTACTCTCTCGCCGCCTCAGGGGACCTTCTCTATACCGGATCCGACAGTAAGAACATCCGTGTTTGGAAGAATCACAAGGAATTCTCCGGATTCAAATCCAATAGTGGTTTGGTTAAATCCATTGTAATCGGCGGGGGGAAGATCTTCACCGGCCATCAGGACGGTAAGGTCCGGGTCTGGAAGGTCTCGAGTCGCGACCCGAGTGTTCACAAAAGAGTTGGGACTCTCCCCACATTAAGCGATTACATCAAATGTTCGATGAAACCCAGTAATTATGTGGAGGGGAGACGGCGGAGGAATCTCTGGATTAAACATTTCGATGCAATTTCGTCTCTGAGTTTAAGTGAGGATCAATCGTTTCTATACTCTGCTTCCTGGGATAAAACTTTTAAGGTCTGGAGGGTCTCCGATTCGAAATGTTTGGAGTCGATTCAGGCTCATGATGATGCTGTTAACACTCTGGTTTCAAGTATTGATGGATTGGTTTACACTGGATCGGCAGACGGCAGCGTCAAAGTGTGGCGGAGGGAGCTACAGGGGAAAGGGACAAAGCATTTCTTCTCGCAGACTTTGGTTAAACAAGAATGTGCTGTTACTGCTCTTGCTGTTAACGACGACGCTACTTTTGTTTACTGTGGCTCCTCCGATGGGGTGGTTAatttttgggagagggagaaaTCGTTATCCCACGGCGGCGCTTTGAGGGGCCATAAGCTTGCAATTCTCTGTTTGGCTACCGCCGGCCGTTTGTTGTTAAGTGGCTCTGCTGATATGGGGATTTGCGTCTGGCAGAGAACGGCGTCGGAACATTCTTGCTTGTCGGTGTTGACGGGTCACACCGGTCCGGTGAAATGCTTGGCCGCTGAAAAGGACAGTGAAGCCGGCGAAAGTGAGCGGCGGTGGATTGTGTATAGTGGGAGTTTGGATAAGTCAGTCAAGATGTGGAGGGTGTCGGAACAGCCGCCGGCGGTCGTGCAAAGTCCGCCGTCTTTCTTGACGGATTCCTCCCCAACCGCCGGCCTCTTGGTAAATGCTCCCAGTTTCGTTATTCGAGAACagtaa